In Scomber japonicus isolate fScoJap1 chromosome 20, fScoJap1.pri, whole genome shotgun sequence, the genomic window TATTGAGATTTAACACAGCACTGgtgtaaatgaatgtaaattataatgatggctgaattcaaTATAGCTGCCTCATTTAAgagtgcatgctggctcactgtcatgACTTACTAGGACACTTGGATGAATAACATTCTTAAGCCCAAATATCagagtccaatattcacttttatGTCCACCAGCCAAATAGTTAATGGATACTCTAATTATACCAGCCACTCAATCGATTAACTTTGCTTTTTCAGTTGGCGATTGAAGCAAATCTATCAGTATAATTTACCAGCAtttggctggtggctggtgtAAGTTTTGTGTCCTGCCAAATAAAGATGTCCATAATGTAAGACAAGTAAAGTAACCCAATTTCTCAAATTTGAAAACCTGAAACCAtcacatttttggcatttttgcttacaAAAGGACCTAAGTGATGAATAGattgtcaaaatagttgcagctctgctTCGGTTAGATTTCTTGCACCAGTATAGGCGGGAGAACGTACACCCTTATTAATCCTCagaatttttgtttttatgatggTGATTGATTATCATTACGTCACATTAATCAATTTGATAAAACTGAACCTTTAGTGATTGGTGTAGTTTTAAGTATTAACAACAGTCAGCCAAGTGTTCCAGTTGACTGCCATACATGACCCCAAAGGTGCATGATGTTGGGCGGCCGGCAAGTTTTAACAAGCATTGAAGAGATAATTAACTCCAAGTAAGAACATGTAATCCTGAGTTAAAGGTTATTGGCACATGGAActgcagaaaaaacacattttttgcaattcaAAAATAATGAGCAAGTCACTACATTTGCTTTCTATATGGTTGACTGCAGAACATTTTTACAAAGGTGGTAAAGGAAATATAATATTTCAGTGTACTGGATGTTGCATTTTCTTGTACCATCTATTTTCATAGTTTGTTCCTCCTCTCTAACATTGTACTAACCAACTGAAAACAATATTCTGATAATGCTGACATGTTGACACTGTTAGGTTCCTGCTGGTGCAGCTCAAGAGCTTCTGCGGAGAGTTTCTGATGAAGAAGTTGAGCCTGGCCAACTGTGTAGCGGTGCACAGCCTGGCCCACATGTACACACTTGACCAGCTGGCTCAGGGAGCAGCTGACATGATTCGAAGAAACTTCCACAAAATAATTTGCAACGAGGAATTCTACACGCTGCCGTTTCACCTGGTGCGAGACTGGCTGTCAGACTCAGAAATCACTGTGGACTCTGAACAGGAGTTGTTTGAGGCTGTTGTAAAATGGGTGCACCAGAGCACAGAAGAGCAAGGGAAGCACTTTGAGGAGCTTTTCAGACTTTTAAGACTGCAGCAGATGGTTCCTACTTACCTAACAAGGGTGGTGAGAAAGGAGCCTTTAGTGGCGAACAGTGCAGCTTGTCTGCAACTGGTGTCCGATGCTCTTGAGGTTCATGCTGTTTGCTTTGAGAGCCTCAAGTCAACTGACCTGGAACTCTGCACCTCCTACATGGCATCGTCCCAGCCACGTTTTGGCCAGAACATGGATGTAATCATGGTGGTGGGTGGTGTTTCAGAAGGTGGGGACTATTTGAGTGAGTGTGTCGGATACTTTGTTGCAGAGGACCGTTGGGTCAACCTGCCGCACATTCACAACCACCTTGACGGACACGCCATCGCTGTCACTGACAGCCATGTTTATGTAGCAGGGTCCATGGAGCCAGGTTTTGCCAAGACTGTGGAGCGCTATGACCCCAACCTTAACACCTGGGAGCAGGTCTGCAGCCTGACCATCCGCAAGCACTCCTTTGGCCTCACATGTGTCGGTGACGTACTCTACAGCATCGGTGGTCATGGCAACTTCAGCCCAGGCTTCAAAGATGTCACTGTCTATGAGCCTGAGTTGGACCAATGGCACAACCTTGAGCCAGCACCCAAGATACTACGAGATGTAAAAACAATGAGCGTGGAGGACCGCTATGTGTACGTGATGGCCAGGACCCCGGTTGATATAGACAATGAGGACGGACTGAGCACTGTGACCAATTGCTATGACACAGAGAGCCACAAGTGGCAGGAAGTGGACTCCTTACCTCTCATTGATAATTACTGTACTTTTCAAATGGCTGTGGCATCCACCAACTTCTACCACACAGCTTCCTGTTGCCCCAAGAGCTACAAGGTCACAGCTGAGGCCGCTGAGCAGAAAATAAGCAGAAACATCTCAGACGACATCCTCGACAGCCTCCCTCCAGAAGTCATCAGTATCGAAGGTGCTGCTGTCTGCTACCTGGGAGAAGATATCTTCATCATTGGCGGATGGAGGAACAGCAACAACATGGACAAGCAGTATCGCAAGGAAGCCTACCGTTACAGTTCTGAGAGGAAGCGATGGACGCTGCTACCACCTCTGCCCCAGCCACGCTGCAGAGCTGCAGCCTGTCACGTTCGCATCCCTTACCAGTATCTCACCGGCTGCCAGCGTTACCCCATGCCCCAGAACCTGGCGAGGCAGCGAGACCGCATGCAGCAAATGCAGCAGCTCCATCGCCGCACTCTCAATCTGCGAAGACAGCTGCAGTCTCAGATCGAATGTTGAGATCAGAAGCTGTTCACTTGAATTTGACATTCCGCTCAATTAGTTAGCACTTCATTTGCTGAGTTGCCTTGTTGTTGTCACAAAACGATGTCtcattttttaccttttaatgAGATGAAATGTCTGCATTAGTTTACCTTGGGCAGGTTTGCAGTaattaaaaaactgaaagatTTAGCACAGctatgattaattgattaatctgcaAGTATTTTGATAACTGAATAACTTTTAAAGTAAATTTCAAGCAAATATGCCAAATGTTTGCTAGTTCAAAGCTTGGTTttacattactgtaaatgtaatattttagaGTTATGGACTGTTGTTTGGTCTCACAGGGACGAGTAAGACCAAACAAGGATATTCTGACGGGTGTTTTAACAATTTTCGGATGTTTTATTaaccaaatgattaatcagttaatcaaggGAGTTACACTGTAACTAGTGgtgttgaaaaaaatgattagcCAGACAGGCTACTAAATGATCAGTCTTATATAATCATTTTAGCCTTACATTATAAGCTTATGCCTCACTTTTATTCTGCTAGTGAATTATACTGCAATTGCTGTAACACATTGTTAAAATATTGTTGATTCAATTGCTAGTAAGCTTTGCTATTTATATAAACCTAAAAGTAACAGATTTAAATTTGTTGTGCAACTTATAATAAAACTGAATCGCTGTCTGTGTTCAGTGTTGAGATGTAAATTTTGCAGAGTTTATAATGTCCAGATTTACTATGATGTCATTTAAAAGAAGGTGAAATGGTTAAACTGTAACGACCAGCTGAGAAAAGAaagttttaacattttactgCTCTGCTACATGCATCTCATTTCTCTTCTACCTCCAGTTTCCACTGTGGTTTTACCTTTTTTTGCACTGTTGGGATTTTGGGATTGAAATATCTTGTTAATCATGTTAAGTGTATGTCATGTGTGCCACCTGAAAAATACAATCACTTATCAGAGTTTTTGCAGTGAGATTTAAGTATTGAGCAAAGCACATATTTGGGAACAGTGTGACTACCAGTGAGTATGTTTCTTGTTATCTCATGAGCCTGTTTCATACATTGATGTATTAAGATATGTGGACTAAAACTTTAAGatactttaatactttttgCCATTCCAATCaatgtgtatgaatatgtgtgatatatttatttgCTATTTGTTACAGTCAGGAATTGCCCTCTTTCATTTCCCAGGTGTTTTAATAGCTTCAAAGGTTGAAGGATAGACCAAAtacctctttctgttttttgcttttttgtaaAGGTGACAAGTCAGTTTTGGCAAAAGACGCTCTTTCGCTCTTTTTCTTCCTTGAGTTATATTTATAGTATTACAACATTTATGTGGTGTAACTACATACACTCTATTCTATTGGGATGTCCCCTTTATGGCTAAGTAGTGaaacaaatatcaaacaaatgaaatcagaatctctatttgtttctttttttattgtttgtttgattttgccAGATGCATTATTTGATTGGATTTCCAGCCCTGAAAGAAATTGTACAGTGTTGTTTGTCTCGTCTGATTCTATGCAGTGTTGTGTGGACCAGCTTCACAGTGTATTTTCCATTGCTGTTGAAATTGCTAGTGCCTGTAATATTCTCAGCCAAGCTTGtttgaatgaatatgaatacaAATCAATTGATCAATTCTATGTTGAGGTTACACATTAATCAGAAGCACATAAGCAGAGGGCTGCTGATTTCAGCAGAGCTGTCAGTGACCTTAGCAGGATCCACTTATTGGATCACAAGTACTGATTTTTGTCTTAGATGTAAAAAAGCCCAGTTGGAGAGTTTATTTTTGAGAATGTATCATTTGCCAGTGCTGTATACAAAGATTTCATGCAGCCACATCTACTTTGTGACATATGGTGTCACTGCATTTGTATATGCAAGAGCTGCAAGTATGCATTGTGTGACATTtgcaataaatgtaatgtatttcaATGAAATCCGTTTGTTGTCATTGCTGAAGAAAGATGCaatctatctttttatttatctatctgaaATCAAATACTGTTAGCTTTTTGtcaagacagaaaaaataatgttGACAAAGCTACACAGGTTATGGTGATGGTTTGTTATCGTTAATGGCAACAGCATTCATTTTTAACAACAAAGGAAACTACTATAACAGTAGGCTACACTAAATATCACAGTACAGTTAAGGAAATCATTACAGTGATTTTATTGTTATTCAATAGCTGCCATTTATTTCAAAAcgtataaaaacatgaataaaaacaaaagataataATTAATAGAAAACATAAGCAAGTATGTATAAGCAGTATCCAATACTGCAAAGCAATAATGTATGCAGTAATTAAGTTTACAACTTAGGTAGAACAACACCAATAACTTATAACCAATTACCCATAGCGATTCAGATTTGAGGATACGTTCAATACCAGTAAACGTATACATGTTATGAGATTgttaaacaatgaaaaacacagatataGAAACCAGAAACGCAAACGGCCTCAGTGAAGTAGGAACAAATATACGCCGGAACTACTTACGTTTAGCACACGGAGACGGAGGAAGGCTGAGACTGCAACAACCAAAGATAATGTAAACAAACCATTCAAATCAGCTGCCgacaaaaaaactacaaaaatattaattgattccttgtttttaaagaaatacacacagcTTGTTAATTAACATGATGTGCTTTTAGCGGCTGGACTGAAAAGCAAGTTACACGTCGCGTCTGAAGATGGTGAGTTAAACTGTCAGCTGTTACGTAATC contains:
- the klhl11 gene encoding kelch-like protein 11, giving the protein MSVFECLFTCVIYAYEFLPKIVQRIHLPRRLVLCGMAAAAAGGPDDCSRSGGAQTALTGDGEPEEAEEFTCPGHSLELSRRQNEQRKAGLFCDVTLVFTSSDGGVCGAERVQTLSAHRSVLSAASHYFTLLLGGQFSEALSGRVELREWSSATGPDPDTVESVIQFMYTGEIRVTAANVHEVLELADRFLLVQLKSFCGEFLMKKLSLANCVAVHSLAHMYTLDQLAQGAADMIRRNFHKIICNEEFYTLPFHLVRDWLSDSEITVDSEQELFEAVVKWVHQSTEEQGKHFEELFRLLRLQQMVPTYLTRVVRKEPLVANSAACLQLVSDALEVHAVCFESLKSTDLELCTSYMASSQPRFGQNMDVIMVVGGVSEGGDYLSECVGYFVAEDRWVNLPHIHNHLDGHAIAVTDSHVYVAGSMEPGFAKTVERYDPNLNTWEQVCSLTIRKHSFGLTCVGDVLYSIGGHGNFSPGFKDVTVYEPELDQWHNLEPAPKILRDVKTMSVEDRYVYVMARTPVDIDNEDGLSTVTNCYDTESHKWQEVDSLPLIDNYCTFQMAVASTNFYHTASCCPKSYKVTAEAAEQKISRNISDDILDSLPPEVISIEGAAVCYLGEDIFIIGGWRNSNNMDKQYRKEAYRYSSERKRWTLLPPLPQPRCRAAACHVRIPYQYLTGCQRYPMPQNLARQRDRMQQMQQLHRRTLNLRRQLQSQIEC